The DNA segment CCCATCGCGCCTCCAGGATTACCCCTCGTCGGACAGTCTCATCCCAATGTCGCACCATCGCTGGGGGGCCGCCATGCACCGCCCGGCGGCCGGGCCCGCGACCGGTGCGGGCGCCGGATCGGTGGCACGGGGGAGGGGCGTCACCCGGTCGGTCCGTCTCCGCTGGCCGCCGGGCGGCCGGCGACGCAAGGTCTGAACGAGATCTTCGATCGCCGCGGTCCGCCTCCGTGCGTCGCGGTACGGCTCCAGCACGCCCGCGGCACGCTCCTGCGCGCCGCGGCGCCCCAGACCGGCCCCCGCCCCATCGTCGCACTGTCGGCGATGTACCGGCGGTGGGTCGACCCGGGGCGGGGAACGGTTAATCCACTGCGCTCGGGTAGTTCCCCGCCCCGTCCTGTCTCCCCGCCCCGCCTTCCTCACCCTCCCCCCGCGTCGTCGCCTGCCGAGTCCGGTCCGGCCGGTGAACCTCACCGGTCACACACGCCCCACCCGCCTCCGGCACCGGCGTTTCGGCCACGCCCGCCGGCGCGAGAGCCCTTGTCCCGGCTGCGACCGTGCGTTCGAGGTCCCCGGATCGCGGGCCGCCTGTTCGTCCGGAATCGAGCGCGTTCGAATCGCTCTCTCCTCGTTGAGCCTGGCACCACCGGACCACCCAGGTGCGGTGCCGATCTTGAGGAGGGACGCAGGTGACCGACACCTCGACCGAAAGCTTCCCGACCCCACCGCCGCCGCCACCCCCGGCCACGATCGGCTACGAGGGGGAGTCGGGCCGGAATCCGCTGGAAGAGGCCAGTTTCCGCACCATGTGCGGCCGGCTGCCCGCGGTGCTCGGCCGGACCGCGCGCATGGCCTGGGCGGTGGACCGGCCCGGTGTCGTGCTGCTGCTCGTGTGCCAGCTCGTCACCGGCGTCGCCGCCGCCCTCGTGCTGACCGCCACCTCGCGGGCCATGACCCACATCCTGGGCCTGGGCCCGGTGTCCGAACGCCTGCACGGAGCGCTGCCCGCCCTCGCCGTGGTCACCGCGGCCGCCGCCACCGGCCGGATCAGCTCGGCCCTCGCCTCCTACGCCGACGGCCGGATCACCCCGCGCCTGGTCACCGAGGCCGATGTGGCGCTCGTCTCCGCTGTCTGCCATGTGGAGGCGTCCGCCTACGGCGAGGACGGCTTCGCCGACCGGCAGGAGGCCGCGGAGGTCGGGGTCACCCGCACCACCACCATGGTCAAGGACGCCCAGCGGTTCATGGCCGCCCTCGTCCGTATGATCGCCGCCGGCGGTGTGATCACCGCACTGCACTGGCTGATGCTGCCGCTGTTGCTGCTGGCGGTGCTGCCCGCCGGCCTCGGGGCGGTGCTCTCAGCCCGGGTCGACTACGAGACCCATTACCTCAACCTCGCCGACCGCAACGTACGCGGCATGATGCGCTGGTGGGCGGCGTACTCCCGGCACGGCGACGAGGTCCGCGCGAACGGGATGACCGGCTATCTCGTCCACTGGTACCGCGCGCTGTCCGAGCGGATCGACCGGCGCATCCTCGACGCCGCGCCCCGCATGCTCCGTATCGTCCTCGCGACCTCCGCGCTCGGCGGACTGTTCCTGCTGGTCACCTGGGCCGCGCTCGCCTGGCTCGCGATGACCGGGCGGGTGGCGCTGCCCGTCGCCGCCACCGCGGTCGTCGCCGTGCAGACCACGCTCGGCGCCCTGACCCAGTTCGTGCAGAACGGCGCCGCGATGTTCCACACCTCCCTCTACCTCGCCGACATGCGCGCCTTCCTCGACCTGGCCGCCGAACGGGCCCCGCGGCGCGGGGAGTCGGTCGTCCCTGCGGAGATCGAGGAGATCCGCCTGGACGAGGTGGTGCACCGCTACCCCGGCAAGGCGGAGCCCGCCGTGGACGGTGTCTCGCTCACCCTGCGCCGTGGCGAGATCCTCGCGATCGTCGGCGAGAACGGCTCCGGCAAGTCCACGCTGACCAGGCTGCTCACCGGCATCCTGCTGCCGGACAAGGGCCGCGTCCTGTGGGACGGCACCGATCTGGCCGGCGCCCGGCCCGAGTCCGTCTGGTCCCGCACCGCGCTGGTGCCGCAGAACTTCGCCTGCTGGCCGCTGCGCGCCCGGGAGAACATCACCCTCGGCCAGCCGCGCACCCACGACGACGCCCCGGTGTGGGACGCCGTGGAGGCCGTCGGCATGCGCGAGGCGGTCGAGGGACTGCCGCACGGCCTCGACACCCTGCTCGCCCGGGAGGTCTACGGCGGCGTCGAGCTGTCCGGCGGCCAGTGGCAGCGGCTGGCCTGCGCCCGCGCGCTGTACCGCCGTTCGCCGCTGCTCATCCTGGACGAACCCACCTCGCAGATGGATCCGCGCGGCGAGCACCGCATCTTCCTGGAGATCAAGCGGATCGCCGCCCGGCGCATGACCATCGTGGTCACCCACCAGCTGGAGAACACCCGCCTCGCCGACCGGATCGTCGTGATGCGGCGGGGGCGCATCGTGGAACAGGGGCACTATGACGAACTCGTGGCGGGGGGTGGGCTGTTCGCGGAACTCGTCGCCCTGGCCAAGGACCGCTGACCTGCCCGGACCGGTCCCGCGGGTGCTCCCTGGACAGCGGCCGGCCGATCGCTTAGCCTCATTGTCCAGAAATAGATTTTGAGGCCAAGTGGCCTCGGGGGAGGGGTCGGCGGATGGACGGCGGGGCGGCGGACGAGCATCTCGTCGGGGAGGCCGAGAAGATCGCCGTCGCCCTCGGGCGGATGTTCCCGGGCCTGTGCGAGGTGGTGCTGCACGACCTGCGCGACCCGGACCGCTCGGTCCGGGCCATCGAGAACAACCTGTCGGGCCGTCAGCCAGGCGATCCCGCGACCGAGTTGGGGCTCAGCCGCATCGCCGACCCCGCCTTCCCCGATGTCGTCCAGAACTACCCCAACCGCTTCCCCGACGGCCGCCCGGCCAAAAGCACCTCCATCGGCATCAAGAACGCCGAGGGCCGGTACATCGCGGCGATCTGCCTCAACCTCGACGTCTCCGTCCTGTCGCCCGTGGCACTCACCCTGGCGAACCTCGTGGCCACCGACGGCGGCCACGGCGACACGCCACTGGAGACACTGCGCGACCGCCAGGCACGCGAACTGCGCCGGGCCGTGGAGGAGTTCTCCGCCGAGCGCGGCGCCCCGCCCCGGTCGCTGAGCCGGACGGACAAGAGGGCGCTCGTGCGACAGCTCGGCCGGGACGGCTACTTCGAGTCCCGCGACGCCGCGCGGACCATCGCCGACCTCCTCGGTGTGTCCCGGGCGACCGTCTACAACTACGCGAAACCGCCGTCGGACCCGCGATGAGCCGAGGGACGGCCCTCACCGCTCGGACCGGTCCAGCGCAGGCCGGGGGCGCCGACGCGCACGCGGCCGAAGCAGCGGCACCCGACGAACACCCGGTACAGAAAGAGGACTTCGCCATGTCCGGCGCCGCCCACCTGCCCCTGACCCTCGACGACATCCGCGCGGCCGCCGCGCGCATCGAGGGCTTCACCCACCGCACCCCGGTCCTCACCTCGCGCACCCTCGACGAACGGGTGGGCGCGCGGGTGTTCATCAAGTGCGAGAACCTCCAGCGGATGGGCGCGTTCAAGATCCGCGGCGCCTACAACGCCATCGCCAGGCTCGCGCCCGAGGAACGGTCCAAGGGCGTCGCCGCGTTCTCCTCCGGCAACCATGCCCAGGCCACCGCCCTCGCCGCCCGCGAACTCGGCACCAGCGCCGTCATCCTGATGCCCGAGGACGCCCCGTGCTCCAAGATGGAGGCCACCGCCGGGTACGGCGCCGAGATCGTCACCTACGACCGCTACACCGAGGACCGCGTCGCGCTCGGCACCGCACTCGCGAAGGAGCGGGGCCTGACCCTGATCCCGCCGTACGACCACCCGGACGTCATCGCGGGCCAGGGTACGGCCGCTCTCGAACTCCTCGAAGAGGCAGGCCCGTTGGACGCCCTGCTGGTGCCCGTCGGAGGCGGCGGCCTGATCGCCGGCAGCGCCGTCGCGGCCAAGGGGCTGCACCCGGACATCCGGGTCATCGGCGTGGAGCCGGAGGGCAGCGACGACACCAAGCGGTCCCTGGAGCGCGGCACCCGGGTGGCCGTCCCGGTGCCCCGTACCGTCGCCGACGGCCAGGCGGTCGCCGTCCCGGGCGAGTTGACCTTCGAGATCAACCGGCACCTGGTCGACTCCGTCGCGCTGGTCGGCGACGCCGAGATCATCGACGCCATGCGCTTCGCCTTCGACCGGCTGAAGGCGGTCTTCGAACCCAGCGGCGCCACCGGTCTGGCCGCCCTCCTCGCCGGGCGCGCCGGCGATCTCCCGCCCCGGATCGGCGTCATCGCGTCGGGCGGCAACATCGACACCCGGCGGTTCGCCGAGCTGCTCGGCGGCTGAGCGGTACGGGCGCCCCGGGCCCCGGCCGACTGTCAGTGCCCCCGCCTACGGTGTGATCAGTGAGGACCTGCGGGAACGGCCGCGGGTCCGCTGTGGGGAGGGGTGTGCCATGTCTGCGGTGTCCGCGGCGGAGACGACGTATCTGGAGCTGTCGCAGGAGGGCGGGGGCGCGCACAAGTTCTACGAGGTGCGCGTCGACGGTCCGGTGGTGACGGTGCGGTACGGCCGGATCGGTGCCGACGGCCAGACCCAGACCAGCACGTTCCCGA comes from the Streptomyces sp. SUK 48 genome and includes:
- a CDS encoding PAS domain-containing protein; this translates as MDGGAADEHLVGEAEKIAVALGRMFPGLCEVVLHDLRDPDRSVRAIENNLSGRQPGDPATELGLSRIADPAFPDVVQNYPNRFPDGRPAKSTSIGIKNAEGRYIAAICLNLDVSVLSPVALTLANLVATDGGHGDTPLETLRDRQARELRRAVEEFSAERGAPPRSLSRTDKRALVRQLGRDGYFESRDAARTIADLLGVSRATVYNYAKPPSDPR
- a CDS encoding threo-3-hydroxy-L-aspartate ammonia-lyase, encoding MSGAAHLPLTLDDIRAAAARIEGFTHRTPVLTSRTLDERVGARVFIKCENLQRMGAFKIRGAYNAIARLAPEERSKGVAAFSSGNHAQATALAARELGTSAVILMPEDAPCSKMEATAGYGAEIVTYDRYTEDRVALGTALAKERGLTLIPPYDHPDVIAGQGTAALELLEEAGPLDALLVPVGGGGLIAGSAVAAKGLHPDIRVIGVEPEGSDDTKRSLERGTRVAVPVPRTVADGQAVAVPGELTFEINRHLVDSVALVGDAEIIDAMRFAFDRLKAVFEPSGATGLAALLAGRAGDLPPRIGVIASGGNIDTRRFAELLGG
- a CDS encoding ATP-binding cassette domain-containing protein, which encodes MTDTSTESFPTPPPPPPPATIGYEGESGRNPLEEASFRTMCGRLPAVLGRTARMAWAVDRPGVVLLLVCQLVTGVAAALVLTATSRAMTHILGLGPVSERLHGALPALAVVTAAAATGRISSALASYADGRITPRLVTEADVALVSAVCHVEASAYGEDGFADRQEAAEVGVTRTTTMVKDAQRFMAALVRMIAAGGVITALHWLMLPLLLLAVLPAGLGAVLSARVDYETHYLNLADRNVRGMMRWWAAYSRHGDEVRANGMTGYLVHWYRALSERIDRRILDAAPRMLRIVLATSALGGLFLLVTWAALAWLAMTGRVALPVAATAVVAVQTTLGALTQFVQNGAAMFHTSLYLADMRAFLDLAAERAPRRGESVVPAEIEEIRLDEVVHRYPGKAEPAVDGVSLTLRRGEILAIVGENGSGKSTLTRLLTGILLPDKGRVLWDGTDLAGARPESVWSRTALVPQNFACWPLRARENITLGQPRTHDDAPVWDAVEAVGMREAVEGLPHGLDTLLAREVYGGVELSGGQWQRLACARALYRRSPLLILDEPTSQMDPRGEHRIFLEIKRIAARRMTIVVTHQLENTRLADRIVVMRRGRIVEQGHYDELVAGGGLFAELVALAKDR